One genomic segment of Nothobranchius furzeri strain GRZ-AD chromosome 10, NfurGRZ-RIMD1, whole genome shotgun sequence includes these proteins:
- the ftr97 gene encoding uncharacterized protein ftr97 isoform X1 — protein sequence MVRVTRGRTALGKLDVPHSTGLTALKPIDEMFLFLTYLSLGLLQKDLAHRFKIHHSTVSRIINTWANFLYTVLGDVGIWMSEDEVKAHLPDVFKNYSNTQVVLDCTELRCQTPNSLLLQSEVFSAYKSHCTFKGLIGMAPHGAITFVSSLHEGSISDKEILKQSGIVSLLKPTAAIMVDKGFLVEIVSPARSTFLPFCQSENNCLGQRSDRHSLLQG from the exons ATGGTGCGTGTGACAAGAGGCCGGACGGCACTTGGGAAACTTGATGTCCCTCACTCCACAGGTTTAACG gcccttaaacctaTTGATGAAATGTTCCTGTTCCTGACATATTTGTCTTTGGGTCTGCTGCAAAAGGATTTGGCCCACAGATTCAAAATTCATCACTCAACGGTGAGCCGCATCATCAATACTTGGGCTAACTTTCTATACACTGTGCTTGGAGATGTAGGCATTTGGATGTCTGAGGATGAAGTGAAGGCCCACCTACCAGATGTGTTTAAGAACTACTCAAACACTCAAGTGGTGCTGGATTGCACAGAGCTGCGGTGCCAAACACCAAACTCTCTTCTGCTGCAGAGTGAGGTGTTCTCTGCATACAAATCACACTGCACCTTCAAAGGGCTGATTGGTATGGCTCCTCATGGTGCAATAACCTTTGTGTCATCTCTGCATGAAGGTTCCATCAGTGACAAAGAGATCCTGAAGCAGTCTGGCATTGTTTCCCTCCTAAAACCAACAGCAGCCATCATGGTTGATAAGGGTTTCCTTGTGGAGATTGTGTCCCCTGCAAGATCTACATTCCTGCCTTTTTGTCAAAGCGAGAACAACTGTCTGGGGCAGAGGTCAGACAGACACAGTCTATTGCAAGGCTGA
- the LOC139072043 gene encoding dynein axonemal heavy chain 10-like, protein MVTQMLYLTALVQAACRKNGWPLDRSTLYTKVTPFRSEVEVTDRPKEGCFASGLYLEGADWDMEKGCLMTSKTKVQVVELPILKIIPIKTHCLGLEDTLRTPVYTTSTRRNEMGVGLVFEADLCTNMDISDWVLQGVCLCLNTDITEMQGDQEGEEAAEHEQEEPQASTVWRFFEERATGDTTRRNPSADAILEISTL, encoded by the exons atggtcacgcagatgt tgtacctGACTGCTCTGGTTCAAGCTGCATGCAGGAAAAATGGCTGGCCTCTGGATCGTTCCACTCTGTACACAAAAGTGACCCCCTTCCGCAGCGAGGTTGAGGTCACTGACAGACCAAAAGAAG GCTGCTTCGCATCTGGCCTGTATCTGGAGGGAGCAGACTGGGACATGGAGAAGGGCTGCTTGATGACAAGTAAAACAAAAGTTCAGGTTGTTGAACTTCCCATTCTCAAAATCATCCCCATAAAGACACACTGTCTTGGACTGGAG GATACATTGAGGACACCAGTTTACACCACATCAACCCGCAGGAATGAAATGGGTGTGGGGCTGGTGTTTGAGGCTGATCTGTGTACCAACATGGACATCTCAGACTGGGTCCTTCAGGGAGTGTGTTTGTGCCTCAACACAGACAT CACAGAAATGCAAGGGGACCAAGAGGGAGAAGAGGCAGCAGAACATGAACAAGAGGAGCCACAAGCATCTACTGTTTGGAGGTTCTTTGAAGAACGGGCAACTGGAGACACAACAAGAAGGAATCCCTCAGCAGATGCAATACTCGAA ATCAGCACTTTATAA
- the LOC129160064 gene encoding uncharacterized protein: MGGEKKLLRDLAKPFARSRNTFLRDLSKVSRDREPESQSRSNISVTQHHLLWGRSVASMEDDLEQFLICREVPKDDITRMKRDKVDKAVLRIMTDEQMSKYITSYGDRVAVLSFCEQTQCHSTNKETLLQRLKCKIGARKMKSKTRGSVSGTPDEPQSTMARQKNMAAEKTSRKVEIGWLHFGSNGYSQVRTNSGGGTRHATLAKTTTVAQIMELGKELFFPDGRSTKGPAEDFTFGICDFKKNKIPLDSTIGQMYEQTKLKLLRFYICTKEGASTDHSSKEKGLLEDEEDGCHSGDSITDLQDLSNSSDSDGGTQMQTRSKKRREILETETAQSPGPPHPFQSTPTDITSSNIGQRQNRSELSLPKPPFEEADTLVWDSDDDGVVVVNFNHFEGDDVIQIAEVSGAPTQVIQLLAPSGDGLTGLDEQLFIREEAAQTAQLDSELNLPSDSSSQISSTTSSSIAGNPQTMRRASICRIKVVDDLLAVFTDSSIMNVTLKMDFVNEKAVDDAGVSREVYTAFWEQVLEQCEGEMERVPRLRPDFSEAEWQAVGCIWVKGFLDHGVMPVKLSLAFILACINGIDYVDTETLMSSFLNYLPPIERSAVEKALQGTMEESDQEDLMDLFTRMGSHSLPPQNGMKSAIEMMAHKAILQEPKYIVDSFSTPTSHVKLKLPDKDSVLNLYELKKPTGKRVMQLFETTKVVLSQREQATFYHLQRYVKNADQAKAEKILCFCTGSSVICVEKIMVSFNAETGLNRRPVAHTCGATLDVPCTYSSYPEFRTEFDNILSSNYLDMDII; this comes from the exons atgggaggggaaaaaaaactaTTGCGAGATCTCGCAAAACCTTTTGCGAGATCTCGCAATACTTTTTTGCGAGATCTCTCAAAGGTTTCTCGTGACCGTGAACCTGAAAGTCAGTCACGCAGCAACATCTCAGTCACGCAGCACCATCTACTGTGGGGCCGCTCAGTTGCAAGCATGGAGGATGATTTGGAGCAGTTCTTAATTTGTAGAGAGGTCCCAAAGGATGATATTACACGGATGAAGAGAGACAAG gTTGACAAGGCAGTATTGCGCATCATGACTGATGAGCAAATGTCAAAATACATCACGTCATATGGTGACCGAGTAGCTGTCCTATCTTTCTGTGAACAAACGCAGTGTCATAGCACCAATAAAGAGACTCTATTACAGAGATTAAAATGTAAAATAGGGGCACGCAAGATGAAGTCCAAGACAAGAGGATCAGTGAGTGGTACACCAGATGAACCCCAAAGTACCATGGCCAGACAAAAAAATATGGCAGCAGAGAAGACTTCAAGGAAGGTTGAAATTGGATGGCTTCATTTTGGCAGTAATGGATACAGTCAAGTACGGACCAACAGTGGTGGAGGCACAAGACATGCAACACTGGCAAAAACAACAACTGTTGCTCAGATCATGGAATTAGGAAAGGAGCTGTTTTTCCCTGATGGGCGCTCAACAAAAGGACCAGCTGAAGACTTCACATTTGgcatctgtgattttaaaaagaaCAAGATTCCCTTGGATAGCACTATTGGCCAAATGTATGAACAAACTAAACTGAAGCTGCTCAGATTTTACATTTGTACAAAAGAGGGAGCTTCAACAGATCACTCATCTAAGGAAAAGGGGCTTCTTGAAGATGAAGAAGATGGATGTCACTCAGGCGATTCCATCACAGATCTGCAGGATCTTTCAAATTCATCTGATAGTGATGGAGGCACCCAG ATGCAAACAAGATCAAAAAAGAGAAGGGAAATACTTGAGACGGAGACAGCACAAAGCCCAGGTCCACCACATCCCTTTCAGTCAACCCCAACAGACATTACAAGTAGTAACATTGGACAAAGACAAAACAGAAGTGAGCTTAGTTTACCGAAGCCCCCGTTTGAAGAGGCCGATACACTTGTGTGGGATTCCGATGACGATGGTGTGGTGGTTGTAAATTTTAACCATTTTGAGGGAGATGATGTCATACAG ATTGCTGAGGTGAGTGGAGCCCCTACACAGGTTATACAGCTTCTAGCACCTTCAGGCGATGGCCTAACTGGACTGGATGAGCAGCTATTCATACGTGAGGAGGCAGCGCAAACTGCTCAG ctggacagtgagctgaatttGCCATCGGATTCAAGCAGCCAGATTTCCTCAACAACATCGTCCAGCATCGCAGGAAATCCACAGACCATGCGGCGTGCTTCAATTTGCAGGATAAAGGTTGTCGATGATCTTTTGGCTGTATTTACCGACAGCAGCATCATGAATGTGACTTTAAAGATGGATTTTGTAAACGAAAAAGCCGTTGATGATGCTGGTGTGTCTAGGGAGGTGTACACAGCCTTCTGGGAGCAAGTTCTTGAACAGTGTGAGGGGGAAATGGAGCGAGTTCCAAGGCTGAGGCCAGATTTCTCTGAGGCTGAATGGCAAGCGGTTGGATGCATTTGGGTAAAAGGATTTCTCGATCATGGTGTAATGCCAGTGAAGCTTTCCCTGGCTTTCATTTTAGCATGCATCAACGGAATTGACTACGTTGATACAGAGACCTTGATGTCATCGTTTCTCAACTACCTGCCTCCTATCGAAAGATCAGCTGTTGAGAAGGCTCTCCAGGGCACAATGGAAGAAAGTGATCAAGAGGACTTGATGGACCTTTTCACACGGATGGGTTCTCATTCCTTACCTCCACAGAATGGCATGAAGTCTGCCATAGAAATGATGGCCCACAAAGCCATTCTCCAAGAGCCGAAGTATATAGTTGATTCCTTCTCCACTCCCACGTCACATGTAAAGCTGAAACTACCAGATAAGGACAGTGTGTTAAATCTGTATGAGTTAAAGAAGCCCACAGGCAAAAGAGTGATGCAACTGTTTGAAACAACAAAGGTGGTGCTGTCTCAGAGAGAACAAGCAACCTTTTACCATCTCCAGCGTTATGTGAAAAATGCTGATCAAGCCAAAGCTGAGAAAATCCTGTGTTTCTGCACAGGTTCCTCAGTTATTTGTGTTGAGAAAATTATGGTTAGCTTTAATGCAGAAACTGGCCTCAACAGAAGGCCTGTTGCTCACACCTGTGGAGCTACACTTGATGTACCATGTACATACAGTTCTTACCCAGAATTCCGCACAGAATTTGACAATATCCTGTCCAGCAACTACTTAGATATGGACATTATTTAA
- the ftr97 gene encoding THAP domain-containing protein 3 isoform X2, which yields MELQKRWLIKIRRTNFTITNHTRVCSRHFQSTELIEPSTPSGRRRLKNGAIPLLFQWNNFTLPAQRPSVWHREERPETGMDIIQNEDPPMDEHLPDHDYCSSAEPAAIDLALDHIQDLQAEIASQRKQMEEMALSNKFGMERFAASDDDIRFYTRFASYSHPMAFWRQIVSNT from the exons ATGGAGCTACAGAAGAGGTGGTTGATTAAAATAAGACGCACCAACTTCACCATCACAAATCACACCAGAGTTTGCAGTCGACACTTTCAAAGTACCGAACTGATAGAGCCTTCAACTCCGAGCGGACGCAGACGTCTGAAGAATGGAGCCATCCCGTTACTTTTCCAGTGGAATAATTTTACTCTGCCAGCCCAAAGGCCCTCAGTTTGGCACAGAGAAGAGAGACCAGAGACAGGTATGGACATAATCCAAAATGAGGACCCTCCCATGGATGAACATCTCCCAGACCACGACTACTGTTCTTCAGCTGAACCAGCTGCAATTGATCTCGCCCTGGACCATATTCAAGATCTCCAAGCAGAAATCGCAAGCCAACGTAAACAAATGGAGGAGATGGCTCTCAGCAACAAGTTTGGAATGGAGCGGTTTGCTGCTTCAGATGACGACATCAGATTTTACACAAG ATTTGCAAGTTATTCCCACCCGATGGCCTTTTGGAGGCAGATAGTCAGCAACACATGA
- the LOC139072237 gene encoding uncharacterized protein isoform X1, translating into MQDTYGCIKWNPKFLPRGETQQSQQQKLEKLKVMFLQTNVSPEEIKCLMKSTFYTQRQHVNQGKSIQYLREEWPFWFDELGMSVHFKELIGNNLKEMFTCNLDLKGQRLLNYMTTVCARKSKKFLQTYARLQRMRGQQSGCSDDVKELVLLLLSYFDEKEESLFFYVDNTSLPEEVQLEQMPLTPTIVVCGQSCYSSRSFMLSLDRTLVNTISSFISALCLMFGSYYCFNIHYPSELASTLEFLQR; encoded by the exons ATGCAGGACACATATGGATGCATTAAATGGAATCCAAAATTTCTTCCCCGTGGAGAAACTCAACAGAGCCAGCAGCAAAAGTTGGAAAAACTCAAGGTGATGTTTCTACAAACTAATGTCAGTCCGGAGGAGATAAAATGTCTCATGAAGTCTACCTTTTACACGCAACGCCAACATGTCAACCAGGGTAAAAGTATTCAATACCTCAGAGAGGAGTGGCCATTTTGGTTTGATGAACTTGGCATGTCAGTGCACTTCAAGGAGCTTATTGGGAATAATCTCAAAGAAATGTTCACATGTAATTTGGATTTAAAGGGACAAAGGCTTCTCAACTACATGACTACTGTTTGTGCCAGGAAGAGTAAGAAGTTTCTTCAGACGTATGCAAGGCTGCAGAGGATGCGGGGACAGCAGAGTGGCTGCTCAGATGATGTTAAagagctggtcctgcttctgctcagctactttgatgagaaggaGGAGTCCTTGTTCTTCTATGTAGATAATACAAGTCTGCCAGAAGAGGTCCAACTAGAGCAAATGCCTTTGACACCAACCATCGTTGTCTGTG GACAGTCCTGCTATTCCTCAAGAAGTTTCATGCTGAGTCTGGATCGGACCCTCGTCAACACGATCTCCTCCTTCATTTCTGCACTGTGCCTGATGTTTGGGAGCTACTACTGTTTCAACATCCATTACCCTTCTGAGCTGGCTTCAACTCTTGAGTTTCTTCAAAGGTGA